The following coding sequences lie in one Anoplolepis gracilipes chromosome 4, ASM4749672v1, whole genome shotgun sequence genomic window:
- the LOC140665263 gene encoding odorant receptor 10-like: MTNPKSVSENDDSKNNNYSLQINQWFLKPIGAWPQTDTLGIVWKILVLLHIFTCLIIVALIMIPCTLYVLLEENDVKLKLGAIGPLIHRIMGSVNYWTLLTRSNDIRDCMQHMETDWRLVQRLEDRDVMLQHAKFGRFMAGICGVIMQGGAFLFSIAKAIKTTTITVDNETFTMHPMTCPIYSKIIDIRFSPVNEIALVIQFLSTFIASCATVGGCSLAAVFAMHACGQLNVLYTWLHELDSPKEGNHVAKQKIATIVKHHLRVLNFISRIESIMNKVSLAELMGCTISMCLVGYYSIMAWETFDAAKITSYVIVYLSMGFNIFIFCYIGEIISEQCKLVGEMAYMTNWYKLEHKTARNLVLIIVRSSNVIKITAGKLFQLSIVTFGDVIKSSVVYLNLLRTMTM; this comes from the exons aaaaacaataattacagTCTCCAAATTAATCAATGGTTCCTCAAACCAATCGGTGCGTGGCCGCAAACGGACACGTTAGGCATTGTTTGGAAGATTCTTGTGTTATTACACATTTTCACTTGTTTAATTATAGTAGCACTCATAATGATACCATGTACGTTATACGTGTTATTAGAAGAGAACGACGTCAAGTTAAAATTGGGTGCAATTGGACCACTAATTCACAGAATTATGGGCTCGGTAAATTATTGGACGTTGTTAACGCGCAGCAATGACATTCGTGATTGTATGCAACATATGGAAACTGATTGGAGACTCGTACAAAGACTCGAAGATCGCGATGTGATGCTGCAGCATGCCAAATTCGGTCGTTTCATGGCAGGGATTTGCGGTGTGATTATGCAAGGCGGTGCATTCCTGTTCAGCATAGCCAAGGCAATAAAAACTACAACTATCACTGTTGACAACGAGACTTTCACGATGCATCCGATGACGTGTCCGATTTATAGCAAGATCATCGATATAAGATTCAGTCCGGTGAACGAAATCGCTCTTGTTATACAATTCCTATCGACGTTTATAGCTAGTTGCGCTACTGTCGGTGGTTGCAGCTTGGCTGCTGTCTTCGCAATGCATGCTTGTGGTCAACTAAATGTGCTATATACGTGGCTGCACGAACTTGACAGTCCAAAGGAAGGAAATCATGTAGCTAAGCAAAAAATAGCTACTATAGTAAAACATCACTTGAGAGtgttaaa CTTTATATCACGCATAGAGAGTATTATGAATAAAGTCTCTCTTGCGGAGTTAATGGGGTGCACAATAAGTATGTGCTTGGTTggatattattctattatg gCTTGGGAAACGTTTGATGCAGCAAAAATAACATCTtatgttattgtatatttatcaatgggatttaatatttttatattttgttatatcggAGAAATTATCTCAGAACAG TGTAAACTCGTTGGAGAAATGGCATATATGACTAATTGGTATAAACTAGAGCACAAAACTGCACGCAATCTCGTTttgattattgtacgatcgagtaatgtaataaaaatcacggcgggaaaattatttcaattgtcTATTGTAACTTTTGGTGAT